The proteins below come from a single Arthrobacter crystallopoietes genomic window:
- a CDS encoding DUF3375 domain-containing protein — protein sequence MRSTEQAVSNWHTQKDFRLSPAWKLLSAAPWTIAFFRAEFTPNRPRIALEEFHAALAAFLKELRHENLNLNEQWQAANYADSWVRNQFLARPMVDGQFVYEPTAQTQRVLNFIDGFTQERTNLNSSRLSALLNSIESLAHESDPDPAARIRQLDAEIAERQAQIQALETGQEPAVLPHETSVAAARSILDLASSLPADFKRMRDGVEAMLHTIRQEIMESSVAKGVAVGQVLEGDRQLRSTAEGETFRGFTEFLNNPQQQARFRQAVREVLERDFVSDLSSDERNTLANLVRELRRQASEVHAIYGRLSESLHTYVQSDEFRESMLLRKAIRSAELAVAHSPDLKTRTPAVPVNLYLPEFETLAGIGVFNPEDHVPPPRLAEPPALSDADIHRTPNTPKADAGAIRQAITAATAAAKDGKATLGAAFGLLPPEHRHINSIRGLVLTARQTDQDIGDRFEVLTYKQIDGVERTAYLPLVTFHKDSTGLKDESK from the coding sequence ATGCGCTCCACTGAACAAGCTGTCTCCAACTGGCACACCCAGAAGGACTTCAGGCTCAGCCCTGCCTGGAAGCTGCTCTCCGCGGCACCGTGGACCATCGCCTTCTTCCGCGCCGAGTTCACGCCGAACCGGCCGCGGATTGCGCTCGAGGAATTCCACGCCGCACTGGCTGCCTTCCTGAAGGAACTCCGGCACGAGAACCTGAATCTGAACGAGCAGTGGCAGGCGGCCAATTATGCCGATTCCTGGGTGCGCAACCAGTTCCTTGCACGGCCGATGGTGGACGGCCAGTTTGTCTACGAGCCCACCGCGCAGACCCAGCGGGTGCTGAACTTCATCGACGGCTTCACGCAGGAGCGGACCAACCTCAACAGCTCCCGGCTGAGCGCCCTGCTGAACAGCATTGAATCGCTCGCCCACGAGTCCGACCCGGATCCGGCGGCGAGGATCCGGCAGCTCGACGCGGAAATCGCCGAACGGCAGGCACAGATCCAGGCGCTGGAGACCGGCCAGGAACCCGCGGTCCTCCCGCATGAAACCTCCGTTGCCGCGGCCCGGAGCATCCTCGATCTGGCCTCAAGCCTGCCGGCGGACTTCAAGCGGATGCGCGACGGCGTGGAGGCCATGCTGCACACCATCCGGCAGGAGATCATGGAGTCCAGCGTGGCCAAGGGCGTCGCCGTCGGCCAAGTCCTCGAGGGCGACCGCCAGCTGCGCAGCACCGCCGAGGGCGAGACCTTCCGCGGCTTCACGGAGTTCCTGAACAACCCGCAGCAGCAGGCCCGCTTCCGCCAGGCTGTCCGGGAAGTGCTCGAACGCGATTTCGTGTCCGATCTGAGCTCCGACGAACGCAACACCCTGGCCAACCTGGTGCGGGAGCTGCGCCGCCAGGCCTCCGAAGTCCACGCCATCTACGGCCGCCTCTCCGAAAGCCTGCACACCTACGTCCAGAGCGACGAGTTCCGCGAGTCGATGCTGCTGCGCAAGGCCATCCGCTCGGCCGAGCTGGCCGTGGCCCACTCGCCGGACCTGAAAACCAGGACGCCGGCGGTTCCCGTGAACCTGTACCTGCCGGAGTTCGAAACACTGGCCGGCATCGGGGTCTTCAACCCCGAGGACCATGTCCCACCGCCCCGGCTCGCGGAGCCGCCGGCGCTCAGCGACGCCGACATCCACCGCACGCCCAATACGCCCAAGGCCGACGCCGGTGCCATCCGCCAGGCGATCACCGCAGCTACCGCTGCGGCAAAGGACGGCAAGGCCACGCTGGGCGCGGCGTTCGGACTGCTGCCGCCCGAGCACCGCCACATCAACTCCATTCGTGGCCTGGTGCTCACGGCCCGCCAGACGGACCAGGACATCGGCGACCGGTTCGAGGTCCTCACCTACAAACAGATCGACGGCGTCGAGCGCACCGCCTACCTCCCGCTCGTCACGTTCCACAAAGATTCAACAGGTTTAAAGGATGAGAGTAAATGA
- a CDS encoding dihydrofolate reductase family protein: MAKLIYSGITSLDGYIADAEGNFDWSMPDEEVHAFVNDLTRPIGTYLFGRRMYEVMVVWEELADDPELPAVEQDFARIWQNADKTVYSTTLETVPSARTRIERSFDPEEIRRMKASAERDLVVAGAELAAHALRAGLVDECHLLVSPVMVGGGKRFLPDGVRMQFELLEERRFGNGVVFLRYRTAGGAVTGS, translated from the coding sequence ATGGCCAAGTTGATCTACTCCGGCATCACCTCCTTGGACGGCTATATTGCGGACGCGGAGGGCAACTTCGACTGGAGCATGCCGGACGAGGAAGTCCATGCCTTTGTAAACGACCTGACGCGCCCGATCGGCACCTACCTTTTCGGGCGCCGCATGTATGAGGTGATGGTGGTGTGGGAGGAGTTGGCGGATGATCCGGAACTGCCGGCCGTGGAGCAGGACTTTGCCCGGATCTGGCAGAACGCGGACAAGACTGTTTACTCCACCACCCTGGAAACGGTACCGTCGGCGAGGACCCGGATTGAGCGCAGCTTCGACCCTGAGGAGATCCGGCGGATGAAGGCATCGGCCGAACGGGATCTGGTAGTCGCCGGTGCCGAACTTGCCGCGCACGCGCTGCGGGCCGGGCTGGTCGACGAGTGCCACCTGTTGGTCTCGCCGGTGATGGTGGGCGGCGGCAAACGGTTCCTGCCCGACGGTGTCCGGATGCAGTTCGAACTGCTGGAGGAACGCCGTTTCGGTAATGGTGTAGTGTTCCTGCGCTACCGCACGGCGGGCGGGGCGGTCACCGGGAGCTGA
- a CDS encoding MDR family MFS transporter, producing the protein MPSVSQQSPAEPAVVNSGAAPSHGPGIDGSDHRRRNNRVIRLLLAASFVVILNETIMSVALTELMDDLGITARAAQWLTTAFMLTMAVVIPITGFLLQRFNTRPVFTTAMSLFSAGTLIAAIAPGFELLLLGRIVQASGTAIMMPLLMTTLMTLVPAAERGKTMGNVSIVISVAPAIGPTISGIILNALSWRWMFWLVLPIAVTMLIIGNRRVDNVTEPRPVPLDLFSVVLSAFGFGGLIYGLSLVGHGSGEAGEAVSAMPMWTSFGVGLVALSAFILRQLRLQRRDRALLDLRTFRSSTFAVTVGLMIISMAALFGTIILLPIYMQQVLELEPFQIGLMLLPGGLLMGLLAPFVGRLYDRFGPTVLLVPGTMLVSAVLWFLSTLTENTSPFTLLAAHIVLSIGLALLFTPLFTAGLGAVKPELYSHGSAIIGTVQQVAGAVGTALFVTVMSIQSAALAADGSAATVAVAGGVRAAFLAGAIISVFAVAAAFFVRKPADNQVANHAATEPTDSAGALADGT; encoded by the coding sequence ATACCTTCCGTGAGTCAACAGTCCCCGGCCGAACCCGCCGTCGTAAATTCCGGCGCCGCGCCATCACACGGACCGGGAATCGACGGCTCCGACCACAGGCGGCGGAACAACCGGGTAATCCGGTTGCTGCTGGCTGCCTCATTTGTGGTCATCCTCAACGAGACGATCATGAGCGTCGCGCTGACCGAACTGATGGACGACCTCGGCATCACCGCGCGTGCCGCCCAGTGGCTGACCACGGCGTTCATGCTGACCATGGCGGTGGTCATTCCGATCACCGGCTTCCTGCTGCAGCGCTTCAACACCCGGCCGGTCTTCACCACGGCCATGTCGCTGTTCTCCGCCGGCACACTGATCGCCGCGATAGCGCCCGGGTTCGAGCTGCTGCTGCTCGGCCGGATTGTCCAGGCCTCCGGCACCGCCATCATGATGCCGCTCCTGATGACCACCCTGATGACCCTGGTGCCTGCGGCCGAGCGCGGCAAGACCATGGGCAACGTCTCCATTGTCATCTCCGTGGCACCGGCCATCGGCCCGACCATCTCCGGCATTATCCTCAACGCCTTGTCCTGGCGCTGGATGTTCTGGCTGGTGCTGCCGATCGCCGTCACCATGCTGATCATCGGCAACCGGCGGGTGGACAACGTCACCGAACCGAGGCCCGTGCCGCTGGATCTGTTCTCCGTGGTGCTTTCCGCGTTCGGCTTCGGCGGCCTGATCTATGGCCTGAGCCTGGTCGGCCACGGCTCCGGCGAGGCCGGCGAGGCTGTTTCCGCAATGCCGATGTGGACCTCCTTCGGCGTCGGGCTCGTGGCCCTGTCCGCCTTCATCCTGCGCCAGCTGCGGCTCCAACGGCGGGACCGCGCGCTGCTTGACCTGCGCACCTTCCGCTCCAGCACCTTCGCTGTCACCGTAGGCCTGATGATCATCAGCATGGCCGCCCTGTTCGGCACCATCATCCTGCTCCCGATCTATATGCAGCAGGTGCTTGAGCTCGAACCGTTCCAGATCGGCCTGATGCTGCTGCCCGGCGGGCTGCTCATGGGTCTGCTGGCGCCGTTTGTCGGCCGGCTCTATGACAGGTTCGGGCCGACCGTCCTGCTGGTACCGGGAACAATGCTGGTCAGCGCGGTGCTGTGGTTCCTGTCCACGCTGACCGAGAACACCTCCCCCTTTACGCTGCTGGCCGCGCACATCGTCCTAAGCATCGGCCTGGCCCTGCTCTTCACCCCGCTCTTCACCGCCGGCCTCGGCGCGGTCAAGCCGGAACTCTACTCGCACGGCAGCGCCATCATCGGCACGGTCCAGCAGGTGGCCGGCGCCGTCGGGACGGCCCTGTTCGTGACCGTGATGTCCATCCAGTCCGCCGCCCTGGCCGCGGACGGTTCGGCGGCCACCGTGGCGGTGGCCGGCGGCGTGCGAGCCGCGTTCCTGGCCGGCGCGATCATCTCGGTCTTTGCCGTGGCAGCAGCCTTCTTCGTCCGCAAGCCCGCGGACAACCAGGTAGCGAACCATGCAGCAACGGAACCGACGGATTCCGCCGGCGCGTTGGCTGACGGCACTTGA
- a CDS encoding LysM peptidoglycan-binding domain-containing C40 family peptidase, translated as MFKNNHARHRAAAVHSNPFSGVSKAVSSHAGTVGRSAAVVTAAGGLMLGAGLPANAASDVSSSDFAASAQAETVAAPAAAPAPAADAATHTVKAGDTLGNIAAQHGIELNDVFAANGLGWESVIYPGDVIQLSGAAHDPAAHAAPAPAEAPATQAAPQEEGFTVAAASANIEPASVSTASTSGIVATAKSMVGTPYVWGGTSTSGWDCSGFVQWVYAQHGIDLPRVTTAQAAALTPTSNPKPGDLVLQNGGSHIGIYLGGGQMISALNPGEGTKVHPTSWMPVDGYFTK; from the coding sequence TTGTTCAAGAACAATCACGCACGCCATCGTGCCGCCGCGGTCCACAGCAACCCGTTCAGCGGAGTTTCGAAGGCCGTTTCGTCCCACGCCGGTACCGTTGGCCGCAGTGCCGCAGTTGTCACCGCTGCCGGTGGCCTGATGCTCGGCGCCGGCCTGCCTGCCAACGCAGCATCCGACGTATCCTCCAGCGACTTCGCCGCATCGGCCCAGGCCGAGACTGTTGCCGCTCCGGCCGCAGCTCCGGCGCCCGCGGCGGACGCTGCAACCCACACCGTCAAGGCCGGCGACACCCTCGGCAACATTGCCGCGCAGCACGGCATTGAGCTGAACGACGTCTTCGCTGCCAACGGCCTCGGCTGGGAATCGGTCATCTACCCGGGCGACGTCATCCAGCTCTCCGGCGCCGCACATGACCCGGCAGCCCACGCTGCTCCGGCACCGGCCGAGGCACCGGCTACCCAGGCCGCGCCGCAGGAAGAAGGCTTCACGGTTGCCGCTGCAAGCGCCAACATCGAGCCGGCTTCCGTCAGCACGGCCAGCACCTCGGGCATCGTCGCCACCGCCAAGTCCATGGTCGGCACCCCGTACGTCTGGGGCGGCACCTCGACCAGCGGCTGGGACTGCTCCGGCTTCGTGCAGTGGGTCTACGCCCAGCACGGCATCGATCTGCCCCGCGTCACCACGGCTCAGGCCGCGGCTCTGACCCCGACCAGCAACCCGAAGCCGGGCGACCTGGTTCTCCAGAACGGTGGAAGCCACATCGGCATCTACCTCGGCGGCGGCCAGATGATCAGCGCCCTGAACCCGGGCGAGGGCACCAAGGTGCACCCCACCAGCTGGATGCCCGTAGACGGCTACTTCACCAAGTAA
- the bioD gene encoding dethiobiotin synthase has protein sequence MTEVPAPASPTGLAGLPPVIFVTGTDTGVGKTITTAALATALPGTVSVYKPAQTGVGDGEPGDADEVHRLSGGATVSEGIRLLEPMAPVAAAARQDAALPPLADHVRHIEQLAAVSDHVLVEGAGGLLVELDGEGRTLADLAARVGNSGVVVVCRSGLGTLNHTLLTLEAIKARNLTAAGLVIGSWPRKPNAVEEDNLRYLQNLDAPFLGAIPQDAAALHPARFQAGAGDWFRLR, from the coding sequence ATGACCGAGGTTCCCGCCCCGGCCAGTCCGACCGGTCTCGCCGGCCTGCCGCCGGTCATCTTCGTCACCGGCACCGACACCGGGGTCGGCAAGACGATAACGACGGCGGCGCTCGCCACTGCCTTACCGGGCACCGTTTCGGTCTACAAGCCGGCGCAGACCGGCGTGGGTGACGGCGAGCCGGGCGACGCGGACGAGGTGCACCGGCTCTCCGGCGGGGCCACGGTGTCCGAGGGCATCCGGCTGCTCGAGCCGATGGCCCCGGTGGCAGCTGCCGCGCGGCAAGACGCCGCACTGCCGCCCCTCGCGGACCACGTCCGGCACATTGAGCAGCTCGCTGCGGTATCGGACCATGTCCTGGTGGAAGGCGCAGGCGGACTCCTCGTGGAGCTCGACGGCGAGGGCAGGACCCTCGCAGACCTCGCGGCCCGCGTGGGGAACTCCGGCGTCGTCGTTGTCTGCCGCAGCGGACTGGGCACGCTGAACCACACCCTGCTCACGCTCGAGGCCATCAAGGCCCGCAATCTCACGGCCGCCGGACTGGTCATCGGCTCCTGGCCGAGGAAACCTAACGCGGTGGAAGAAGACAACCTGCGGTACTTGCAGAATCTGGACGCGCCATTCCTCGGCGCCATCCCGCAGGACGCTGCCGCCCTTCACCCGGCCCGGTTCCAGGCCGGCGCCGGGGATTGGTTCCGGCTGCGCTAG
- a CDS encoding cytochrome P450: protein MSFHVVSDPAEVREVMRRTEDFLPTNALTSVVPLAPAALRILSRARCALPPVLASATGAKHRHVRKLVAGFFTPAKVAAIGPQVRELTRVRTVATTELLHHGPVDLADAVAKHIPPVIMAELTGVRCPDLDILKRWSRDSLELFWGWPAEDRQPILAESAAEFYGWLRGEVAASRGTASLFGMLDAAGLTPSEICSLGYFLVIAGQETTAQLIGTSFYRALQEPGRWQQLGAGSGAAPFVRQVLATESSVHTWRRAVSRNTRLGGTELPAGAEILLELSGNHPPDTGGTAYSLAFGHGLHRCLGAKLAELETVLVLQETARALPEVRLTGPEPDWLRLLSFQTPLTVTVEQEEK, encoded by the coding sequence ATGAGCTTCCACGTGGTTTCGGATCCGGCAGAGGTGCGGGAAGTCATGCGCCGGACCGAGGATTTCCTGCCGACGAACGCGCTGACCTCCGTGGTGCCCCTGGCCCCGGCCGCCCTGCGCATCCTCAGCCGCGCCCGCTGTGCCCTGCCGCCGGTGCTGGCGTCGGCCACCGGCGCCAAGCACCGCCATGTGCGGAAGCTGGTGGCGGGTTTTTTCACCCCCGCGAAAGTCGCCGCCATCGGACCGCAGGTGCGGGAGCTGACCCGGGTACGCACCGTTGCCACCACCGAGCTGCTGCACCACGGACCGGTAGATCTGGCCGACGCGGTGGCCAAGCACATCCCGCCGGTCATTATGGCGGAGCTGACCGGCGTCCGCTGCCCCGATCTGGACATCCTCAAGCGTTGGAGCCGGGACTCGCTGGAACTGTTCTGGGGCTGGCCGGCCGAAGACCGCCAGCCGATCCTGGCGGAGAGCGCCGCGGAATTCTACGGCTGGTTGCGCGGCGAAGTGGCCGCCAGCCGCGGCACCGCGTCGCTCTTCGGCATGCTCGATGCCGCCGGGCTCACGCCGTCGGAAATCTGCTCGCTGGGCTATTTCCTGGTCATCGCGGGGCAGGAAACCACCGCGCAGCTGATCGGGACGTCCTTCTACCGCGCCTTGCAGGAACCGGGACGCTGGCAACAGCTCGGGGCCGGCTCAGGCGCCGCACCCTTCGTGCGGCAGGTACTGGCCACCGAATCCTCCGTGCATACCTGGCGGCGGGCCGTTTCCCGCAACACGCGATTGGGCGGCACCGAGCTCCCCGCCGGCGCGGAAATCCTGCTCGAGCTCAGCGGCAACCATCCCCCGGACACCGGCGGAACTGCTTATTCGCTGGCGTTCGGGCATGGCCTGCACCGCTGTCTGGGCGCCAAACTAGCCGAACTGGAAACCGTGCTGGTGCTTCAGGAAACGGCCCGGGCCCTGCCGGAGGTACGGCTCACCGGGCCGGAACCGGACTGGCTGCGCCTGTTGTCCTTCCAAACGCCGCTCACCGTCACGGTGGAACAGGAGGAAAAATGA